In the genome of Neofelis nebulosa isolate mNeoNeb1 chromosome 6, mNeoNeb1.pri, whole genome shotgun sequence, one region contains:
- the IL20RA gene encoding interleukin-20 receptor subunit alpha isoform X1, protein MLSQLRHPVPCVSGGLPKPTNITFFSINMRNILQWSPPEGLQEAELTYTVQYFIRYGQKKWLNKSECRNINRTCCDLSVETSDYEHQYYAKVKAIWETNCSKWAETGRFYPFLETQIGPPEVALSTDEKSISIVLTAPEKWKRNPEESSISMQQIYSNLKYNVSVYNAKSNRTWSQCVTNRTLVLSWLEPDTLYCVRVETFVPGPPRLAQPSEKQCVRTQKDQTSALKVKIIFWYVLPISVAVFIFSVMGYSMYRYIHVGKEKHPANLILIYGNEFDKRFFVPAEKIVINFITLNILEDSKISHKDMRHVVEKSDAGSDGDEPSGDQRPRQVEMEVKHLGYASHLVDISCDSGESTQGTSLTQQGSPGRAIPTEKAVVEYEYDVRAADVCVGPGGPELNLQEKVSLQGTFFEQQAALADVSPQAPLYSYAPQLRDLDQLLQEHVGTEEERKEEPSTTLVDWDPQTGRLCIPSFPSFEHGSEGGKQPESKELVEEGLLSRLYEEQAPDKPSEDNETDLLKFMEEWGLYVQMED, encoded by the exons CAGATATGGGCAAAAAAAATGGCTGAATAAATCCGAATGTAGAAATATCAATAGGACCTGCTGTGATCTCTCTGTGGAAACTTCCGATTATGAACATCAATATTATGCCAAAGTTAAGGCCATTTGGGAAACGAATTGTTCCAAATGGGCAGAAACCGGACGATTCTATCCATTCTTAGAGA CACAAATTGGCCCACCAGAAGTTGCTTTATCTACAGATGAGAAATCAATTTCTATTGTTCTGACGGCTCCAGAGAAGTGGAAGAGAAATCCAGAAGAAAGTTCTATTTCCATGCAACAAATTTACTCTAACCTGAAGTACAACGTGTCCGTATATAATGCTAAGTCTAATAGAACG TGGTCCCAGTGTGTGACCAACCGCACGCTGGTGCTCAGCTGGCTGGAGCCAGACACCCTGTACTGCGTGCGTGTGGAGACCTTTGTCCCAGGGCCCCCTCGCCTTGCTCAGCCTTCTGAGAAGCAGTGTGTCCGTACTCAGAAag aTCAAACATCAGCATTGAAGGTTAAAATCATCTTCTGGTATGTTTTGCCCATATCTGTTGccgtgtttattttttctgtgatgGGCTACTCCATGTACAGATATATCCATGTTGGCAAAGAGAAACACCCAGCAAATTTG attttgatttaTGGAAATGAATTTGACAAAAGATTCTTTGTACCTGCTGAAAAAATTGTGATTAATTTTATCACCCTCAATATTTTGGAGGATTCTAAAATTTCTCATAAGGATATGAGACACGTAGTGGAAAAAAGCGACGCTGGGTCGGACGGGGATGAGCCCAGTGGGGACCAGCGGCCGCGTCAGGTGGAAATGGAGGTGAAACACTTAGGGTATGCTTCACATCTGGTGGACATTTCCTGCGACTCTGGGGAAAGCACCCAGGGCACTTCCCTAACCCAGCAAGGGTCACCAGGCAGAGCAATACCCACCGAGAAGGCAGTTGTTGAATACGAATATGATGTAAGAGCTGCCGACGTTTGTGTGGGGCCTGGCGGCCCTGAGCTCAATTTGCAGGAGAAGGTGTCCCTACAAGGAACATTCTTTGAGCAACAGGCTGCTTTGGCAGACGTGAGCCCCCAGGCACCACTGTATTCGTATGCCCCTCAGCTCCGAGACCTGGACCAGTTGCTGCAGGAGCACGTGGGCACAGAAGAGGAGCGCAAGGAAGAGCCGTCGACCACACTGGTGGATTGGGACCCTCAGACCGGCAGGCTGTGCATACCGTCCTTCCCTAGCTTTGAACATGGCTCAGAGGGAGGCAAGCAGCCTGAGTCCAAGGAGCTCGTGGAGGAGGGCCTTTTGTCTAGACTGTATgaggagcaggctccagacaaGCCATCGGAAGACAATGAAACCGACCTCCTGAAATTTATGGAGGAATGGGGACTCTATGTGCAGATGGAAGACTGA
- the IL20RA gene encoding interleukin-20 receptor subunit alpha isoform X3: protein MCLWNFRRYGQKKWLNKSECRNINRTCCDLSVETSDYEHQYYAKVKAIWETNCSKWAETGRFYPFLETQIGPPEVALSTDEKSISIVLTAPEKWKRNPEESSISMQQIYSNLKYNVSVYNAKSNRTWSQCVTNRTLVLSWLEPDTLYCVRVETFVPGPPRLAQPSEKQCVRTQKDQTSALKVKIIFWYVLPISVAVFIFSVMGYSMYRYIHVGKEKHPANLILIYGNEFDKRFFVPAEKIVINFITLNILEDSKISHKDMRHVVEKSDAGSDGDEPSGDQRPRQVEMEVKHLGYASHLVDISCDSGESTQGTSLTQQGSPGRAIPTEKAVVEYEYDVRAADVCVGPGGPELNLQEKVSLQGTFFEQQAALADVSPQAPLYSYAPQLRDLDQLLQEHVGTEEERKEEPSTTLVDWDPQTGRLCIPSFPSFEHGSEGGKQPESKELVEEGLLSRLYEEQAPDKPSEDNETDLLKFMEEWGLYVQMED from the exons ATATGGGCAAAAAAAATGGCTGAATAAATCCGAATGTAGAAATATCAATAGGACCTGCTGTGATCTCTCTGTGGAAACTTCCGATTATGAACATCAATATTATGCCAAAGTTAAGGCCATTTGGGAAACGAATTGTTCCAAATGGGCAGAAACCGGACGATTCTATCCATTCTTAGAGA CACAAATTGGCCCACCAGAAGTTGCTTTATCTACAGATGAGAAATCAATTTCTATTGTTCTGACGGCTCCAGAGAAGTGGAAGAGAAATCCAGAAGAAAGTTCTATTTCCATGCAACAAATTTACTCTAACCTGAAGTACAACGTGTCCGTATATAATGCTAAGTCTAATAGAACG TGGTCCCAGTGTGTGACCAACCGCACGCTGGTGCTCAGCTGGCTGGAGCCAGACACCCTGTACTGCGTGCGTGTGGAGACCTTTGTCCCAGGGCCCCCTCGCCTTGCTCAGCCTTCTGAGAAGCAGTGTGTCCGTACTCAGAAag aTCAAACATCAGCATTGAAGGTTAAAATCATCTTCTGGTATGTTTTGCCCATATCTGTTGccgtgtttattttttctgtgatgGGCTACTCCATGTACAGATATATCCATGTTGGCAAAGAGAAACACCCAGCAAATTTG attttgatttaTGGAAATGAATTTGACAAAAGATTCTTTGTACCTGCTGAAAAAATTGTGATTAATTTTATCACCCTCAATATTTTGGAGGATTCTAAAATTTCTCATAAGGATATGAGACACGTAGTGGAAAAAAGCGACGCTGGGTCGGACGGGGATGAGCCCAGTGGGGACCAGCGGCCGCGTCAGGTGGAAATGGAGGTGAAACACTTAGGGTATGCTTCACATCTGGTGGACATTTCCTGCGACTCTGGGGAAAGCACCCAGGGCACTTCCCTAACCCAGCAAGGGTCACCAGGCAGAGCAATACCCACCGAGAAGGCAGTTGTTGAATACGAATATGATGTAAGAGCTGCCGACGTTTGTGTGGGGCCTGGCGGCCCTGAGCTCAATTTGCAGGAGAAGGTGTCCCTACAAGGAACATTCTTTGAGCAACAGGCTGCTTTGGCAGACGTGAGCCCCCAGGCACCACTGTATTCGTATGCCCCTCAGCTCCGAGACCTGGACCAGTTGCTGCAGGAGCACGTGGGCACAGAAGAGGAGCGCAAGGAAGAGCCGTCGACCACACTGGTGGATTGGGACCCTCAGACCGGCAGGCTGTGCATACCGTCCTTCCCTAGCTTTGAACATGGCTCAGAGGGAGGCAAGCAGCCTGAGTCCAAGGAGCTCGTGGAGGAGGGCCTTTTGTCTAGACTGTATgaggagcaggctccagacaaGCCATCGGAAGACAATGAAACCGACCTCCTGAAATTTATGGAGGAATGGGGACTCTATGTGCAGATGGAAGACTGA
- the IL20RA gene encoding interleukin-20 receptor subunit alpha isoform X2, whose translation MRNILQWSPPEGLQEAELTYTVQYFIRYGQKKWLNKSECRNINRTCCDLSVETSDYEHQYYAKVKAIWETNCSKWAETGRFYPFLETQIGPPEVALSTDEKSISIVLTAPEKWKRNPEESSISMQQIYSNLKYNVSVYNAKSNRTWSQCVTNRTLVLSWLEPDTLYCVRVETFVPGPPRLAQPSEKQCVRTQKDQTSALKVKIIFWYVLPISVAVFIFSVMGYSMYRYIHVGKEKHPANLILIYGNEFDKRFFVPAEKIVINFITLNILEDSKISHKDMRHVVEKSDAGSDGDEPSGDQRPRQVEMEVKHLGYASHLVDISCDSGESTQGTSLTQQGSPGRAIPTEKAVVEYEYDVRAADVCVGPGGPELNLQEKVSLQGTFFEQQAALADVSPQAPLYSYAPQLRDLDQLLQEHVGTEEERKEEPSTTLVDWDPQTGRLCIPSFPSFEHGSEGGKQPESKELVEEGLLSRLYEEQAPDKPSEDNETDLLKFMEEWGLYVQMED comes from the exons CAGATATGGGCAAAAAAAATGGCTGAATAAATCCGAATGTAGAAATATCAATAGGACCTGCTGTGATCTCTCTGTGGAAACTTCCGATTATGAACATCAATATTATGCCAAAGTTAAGGCCATTTGGGAAACGAATTGTTCCAAATGGGCAGAAACCGGACGATTCTATCCATTCTTAGAGA CACAAATTGGCCCACCAGAAGTTGCTTTATCTACAGATGAGAAATCAATTTCTATTGTTCTGACGGCTCCAGAGAAGTGGAAGAGAAATCCAGAAGAAAGTTCTATTTCCATGCAACAAATTTACTCTAACCTGAAGTACAACGTGTCCGTATATAATGCTAAGTCTAATAGAACG TGGTCCCAGTGTGTGACCAACCGCACGCTGGTGCTCAGCTGGCTGGAGCCAGACACCCTGTACTGCGTGCGTGTGGAGACCTTTGTCCCAGGGCCCCCTCGCCTTGCTCAGCCTTCTGAGAAGCAGTGTGTCCGTACTCAGAAag aTCAAACATCAGCATTGAAGGTTAAAATCATCTTCTGGTATGTTTTGCCCATATCTGTTGccgtgtttattttttctgtgatgGGCTACTCCATGTACAGATATATCCATGTTGGCAAAGAGAAACACCCAGCAAATTTG attttgatttaTGGAAATGAATTTGACAAAAGATTCTTTGTACCTGCTGAAAAAATTGTGATTAATTTTATCACCCTCAATATTTTGGAGGATTCTAAAATTTCTCATAAGGATATGAGACACGTAGTGGAAAAAAGCGACGCTGGGTCGGACGGGGATGAGCCCAGTGGGGACCAGCGGCCGCGTCAGGTGGAAATGGAGGTGAAACACTTAGGGTATGCTTCACATCTGGTGGACATTTCCTGCGACTCTGGGGAAAGCACCCAGGGCACTTCCCTAACCCAGCAAGGGTCACCAGGCAGAGCAATACCCACCGAGAAGGCAGTTGTTGAATACGAATATGATGTAAGAGCTGCCGACGTTTGTGTGGGGCCTGGCGGCCCTGAGCTCAATTTGCAGGAGAAGGTGTCCCTACAAGGAACATTCTTTGAGCAACAGGCTGCTTTGGCAGACGTGAGCCCCCAGGCACCACTGTATTCGTATGCCCCTCAGCTCCGAGACCTGGACCAGTTGCTGCAGGAGCACGTGGGCACAGAAGAGGAGCGCAAGGAAGAGCCGTCGACCACACTGGTGGATTGGGACCCTCAGACCGGCAGGCTGTGCATACCGTCCTTCCCTAGCTTTGAACATGGCTCAGAGGGAGGCAAGCAGCCTGAGTCCAAGGAGCTCGTGGAGGAGGGCCTTTTGTCTAGACTGTATgaggagcaggctccagacaaGCCATCGGAAGACAATGAAACCGACCTCCTGAAATTTATGGAGGAATGGGGACTCTATGTGCAGATGGAAGACTGA